From one Mycobacterium colombiense CECT 3035 genomic stretch:
- a CDS encoding Rv1535 domain-containing protein, with protein MTDTGGDPLVSSFASVLRVPLLELYALLWRVGVVEIRHNDRAPRRGVDVRPRVVRGPICPDPSAHAEDRVARWRSPQLPSAVYSQATG; from the coding sequence ATGACCGACACCGGGGGCGATCCGCTAGTTTCATCGTTTGCTTCGGTGCTGAGGGTGCCGCTACTCGAACTCTATGCGCTGTTGTGGCGCGTGGGGGTTGTCGAGATCCGGCACAACGATCGGGCTCCTCGTCGCGGCGTAGACGTGCGGCCCCGGGTGGTTCGGGGCCCGATCTGCCCGGATCCGTCCGCCCACGCCGAAGATCGGGTGGCGCGCTGGCGGTCACCGCAACTGCCGTCGGCGGTGTACAGCCAAGCCACCGGCTGA
- a CDS encoding exodeoxyribonuclease III — protein MRLATWNVNSIRSRLPRVIDWLARAEVDVLAMQETKCSDSQFPTLPFFELGYEVAHVGFNQWNGVAIASRVGLDDVQIGFDGQPTWSSKPEVAATAEARALAATCGGVRMWSLYVPNGRALSDPHYTYKLEWLAALRDSAEGWLREDPGAAIALAGDWNIAPHDDDVWSMEFFTGATHVSEPERRAFQAIVEAQFADVVRPFAPGPGVYTYWDYTQLRFPKRQGMRIDFILGSPALAGRVTDAQIAREERKGKAASDHAPVLIDVRRD, from the coding sequence CTGCGGTTGGCCACCTGGAACGTCAACTCCATTCGCTCCCGGCTGCCCCGCGTCATCGACTGGCTGGCCCGCGCGGAGGTCGACGTGCTGGCGATGCAGGAGACCAAGTGCTCCGACAGCCAGTTCCCCACCCTGCCGTTCTTCGAACTCGGCTACGAGGTGGCCCACGTCGGTTTCAATCAGTGGAACGGCGTGGCGATCGCGTCGCGCGTCGGCCTCGACGACGTGCAGATCGGCTTCGACGGCCAGCCCACCTGGAGCAGCAAGCCCGAAGTCGCCGCCACCGCGGAGGCCCGCGCCCTGGCCGCCACGTGCGGCGGCGTCCGGATGTGGAGCCTCTACGTTCCCAACGGGCGCGCCCTGAGTGACCCGCACTACACGTATAAGCTTGAATGGCTTGCGGCACTGCGTGATTCGGCCGAGGGTTGGCTACGCGAGGATCCCGGCGCCGCGATCGCACTGGCCGGCGACTGGAACATCGCCCCGCACGACGACGACGTCTGGAGTATGGAGTTCTTCACCGGCGCCACGCATGTCTCCGAACCCGAGCGGCGCGCGTTCCAGGCCATCGTCGAGGCGCAATTCGCCGACGTGGTGCGCCCTTTCGCGCCGGGTCCCGGGGTCTACACGTATTGGGACTACACCCAGCTGCGGTTCCCGAAGCGACAGGGAATGCGCATCGATTTCATCCTGGGTTCACCGGCCTTGGCGGGCCGCGTGACCGACGCGCAGATCGCCCGCGAAGAACGCAAGGGCAAGGCCGCCAGCGATCACGCGCCGGTGCTCATCGATGTGAGGCGTGACTAA
- a CDS encoding N-acetylglutamate synthase, CG3035 family — protein MVSWPDPGTRVTVRYRRPAGSVPPLTDAVGHLLAVEPMVRVQTKTGAIVEFAPSDAVALRVLTDTPVRTSQIRALEHAAAAAWPGAEHCWLDGWLLRAGHGVGLAANSAVPLDLSAQVSSVPAIVDWYERRGLTPRLALPDRVLPTPPGLTGERTERVVVRELSDAPARAAGPPPALSARPDDAWLRVFGDDVPLDVLTAVLDGELAFARHGDAAVARAAVTRAPDGARWVGISCVRSADDADEPAAELREALLAWGAGRGATRGYLRVPETGTTTLAVAPGFRLHHRRRYVPVRAGGWDSV, from the coding sequence ATGGTTTCGTGGCCCGACCCGGGAACCCGGGTGACGGTTCGCTACCGCCGCCCGGCCGGTTCGGTCCCGCCGTTGACCGACGCGGTGGGCCACCTGCTGGCGGTCGAACCGATGGTGCGGGTGCAGACGAAGACCGGCGCGATCGTCGAGTTCGCGCCGTCGGACGCGGTGGCGCTGCGGGTGCTCACCGACACCCCCGTCCGCACCTCGCAGATCCGCGCGCTCGAGCATGCCGCCGCCGCGGCCTGGCCGGGTGCGGAGCACTGCTGGCTGGACGGCTGGCTGCTGCGGGCCGGTCACGGCGTCGGGCTCGCCGCCAATTCCGCGGTCCCGCTGGATCTTTCGGCCCAGGTGAGCAGCGTCCCGGCGATCGTCGACTGGTATGAACGCCGCGGGCTGACGCCACGACTGGCCCTGCCCGATCGGGTGCTGCCGACTCCGCCCGGGCTGACCGGCGAACGCACGGAACGGGTTGTGGTGCGCGAACTTTCCGACGCACCCGCCCGCGCGGCCGGCCCGCCCCCCGCCCTGTCGGCGCGCCCCGACGACGCATGGCTGCGGGTATTCGGCGACGACGTTCCGCTCGACGTGCTCACCGCCGTCCTCGACGGCGAGCTCGCGTTCGCAAGGCACGGCGACGCGGCGGTCGCGCGTGCCGCGGTGACCCGCGCACCCGATGGCGCGCGCTGGGTGGGCATCTCGTGCGTGCGGTCCGCGGACGACGCCGACGAGCCGGCGGCGGAGTTGCGCGAGGCGTTGCTCGCGTGGGGCGCCGGGCGTGGGGCGACGCGCGGCTACCTGCGGGTGCCCGAAACCGGTACGACGACGCTTGCCGTGGCGCCGGGATTCCGCCTGCACCACCGCCGGCGCTACGTCCCGGTGCGCGCGGGCGGCTGGGATAGCGTCTAG
- a CDS encoding peptide deformylase: MAVVPIRIVGDPVLHTPTQPVPVAADGSLPSDLAELIANMYDTMDAAHGVGLAANQIGVGLRVFVYDCADDRGRTERRRGVVVNPVLETSEIPETMPDPDNDDEGCLSVPGESFPTGRAKWARVTGLDADGQPVTIEGNDLFARMLQHETGHLDGFLYLDRLIGRHARSAKRAVKSHNWGVPGLSWMPGEGPDPFGH, translated from the coding sequence ATGGCCGTCGTTCCGATCCGCATCGTGGGAGATCCCGTCCTGCACACGCCGACACAGCCGGTGCCGGTCGCTGCCGACGGTTCACTGCCATCGGATCTGGCCGAGTTGATCGCGAACATGTACGACACCATGGACGCCGCGCACGGGGTGGGGCTGGCGGCCAACCAGATCGGGGTCGGCCTGCGGGTCTTCGTCTACGACTGCGCCGATGACCGGGGCCGCACCGAACGCCGCCGTGGCGTCGTCGTCAACCCGGTCCTGGAAACCTCCGAGATACCCGAGACCATGCCGGACCCGGACAACGACGACGAGGGCTGCCTGTCGGTGCCCGGCGAGTCCTTCCCGACCGGCCGCGCCAAGTGGGCCCGCGTCACCGGGCTCGACGCCGACGGCCAGCCGGTCACCATCGAAGGCAACGACCTGTTCGCGCGGATGCTGCAGCACGAGACCGGGCACCTGGACGGCTTCCTCTACCTGGATCGCCTCATCGGCCGGCACGCTCGCAGCGCGAAACGCGCCGTCAAATCCCACAACTGGGGCGTCCCCGGCCTGTCCTGGATGCCCGGCGAGGGACCGGACCCCTTCGGTCACTGA
- a CDS encoding DUF3263 domain-containing protein, with translation MDSAMARANRSGDDSEIADGLTRREHDILAFERQWWKFAGVKEDAIKELFSMSATRYYQVLNALVDRPEALAADPMLVKRLRRLRASRQKARAARRLGFEVT, from the coding sequence ATGGACAGCGCCATGGCGCGGGCAAATCGATCGGGGGACGACTCTGAGATCGCAGATGGGCTGACCCGCCGCGAGCACGACATCCTGGCGTTCGAGCGCCAGTGGTGGAAGTTCGCGGGTGTGAAGGAAGACGCCATCAAGGAGTTGTTCTCGATGTCGGCGACGCGTTACTACCAAGTGCTCAACGCGCTTGTCGACCGGCCCGAGGCGCTGGCCGCCGACCCGATGCTGGTGAAACGGCTGCGCCGGCTGCGCGCCAGCAGGCAGAAGGCGCGTGCGGCGCGGCGCCTCGGCTTCGAGGTGACCTGA
- a CDS encoding LytR C-terminal domain-containing protein has protein sequence MKERVPDSTGLPLRAMVMVLLFLGVIFLLLGWQALGSSGSSDDDSASAGSSASATSSASPSPTAKPASTQAEVQIYNISSKEGVAARAKDQLTSAGFKVTKVDNMTVPDVSATTVYYTDAGDEHATANAVGKNLGAPVEPRIPALSGEPPGVIVLVAG, from the coding sequence ATGAAAGAACGAGTTCCCGACTCCACCGGGCTGCCCCTGCGGGCCATGGTGATGGTGCTGCTGTTCCTCGGCGTCATTTTCCTGCTGCTTGGTTGGCAGGCCCTGGGTTCGTCCGGGAGCTCTGACGACGATTCGGCGTCCGCGGGGTCCAGCGCGAGTGCCACCAGCTCGGCGTCGCCGTCGCCCACCGCCAAGCCGGCCAGCACCCAGGCCGAGGTGCAGATCTACAACATCTCCTCGAAAGAGGGTGTCGCCGCGCGCGCCAAGGACCAGCTGACGTCGGCGGGCTTCAAGGTCACCAAGGTCGACAACATGACGGTGCCCGACGTCTCGGCCACCACCGTCTACTACACCGATGCCGGCGACGAGCACGCCACCGCCAATGCGGTCGGCAAGAACCTGGGCGCGCCCGTCGAACCGCGGATCCCCGCACTCAGCGGCGAGCCGCCGGGTGTCATCGTCCTCGTCGCGGGCTAG
- the sodC gene encoding superoxide dismutase[Cu-Zn], translated as MPKLPPLVLAGCVVLLGACSVPQHASSVPGTTPAIWTGSPSPSAAKAAEPGPASVPTITTHLKAPDGTQVATAKFEFNNGYATITIETTANGVLTPGFHDMHIHKVGKCEPNSVPPTGGAAGDFLSAGDHFQAPGHTGEPASGALPSLQVRNDGSGTLMTTTDAFDMEDLLTGQKTAIIIHAGAANSANAPGNNQTNGTPGPSGMTMSTGDAGKRVACGVIGAG; from the coding sequence ATGCCTAAGCTGCCTCCGTTGGTACTGGCCGGATGCGTCGTGCTGTTGGGCGCCTGCTCGGTACCCCAGCACGCCTCGTCGGTTCCGGGCACCACCCCAGCGATCTGGACCGGATCACCGTCGCCGTCGGCCGCGAAAGCCGCAGAGCCCGGGCCCGCCTCGGTGCCGACCATCACCACGCACCTGAAGGCGCCGGACGGCACCCAGGTGGCCACCGCGAAGTTCGAATTCAACAACGGCTACGCCACCATCACCATCGAGACCACCGCCAACGGCGTACTGACGCCGGGCTTCCACGATATGCACATCCACAAGGTCGGCAAGTGCGAGCCGAACTCGGTCCCCCCGACCGGCGGCGCGGCCGGCGACTTCCTGTCCGCCGGCGACCACTTCCAGGCGCCCGGGCACACCGGCGAGCCCGCCAGCGGGGCCCTGCCGTCCTTGCAGGTGCGCAACGACGGCTCCGGCACGTTGATGACCACCACCGACGCGTTCGACATGGAGGATCTGCTCACCGGGCAGAAGACCGCGATCATCATTCACGCCGGCGCGGCCAACTCCGCCAACGCCCCGGGCAACAACCAGACCAACGGCACGCCGGGCCCCAGCGGCATGACGATGAGTACCGGTGACGCCGGCAAGCGGGTGGCGTGCGGTGTCATCGGTGCCGGCTAG
- a CDS encoding glutamate--cysteine ligase — MSSVPASGVNTHIDFARSARPTLGVEWEFALVDAHTRDLSNEATAVIAEIGENPRVHKELLRNTVEVVTGICSSAGEAMEDLRQTLGPARRVVRERGMELFCAGAHPFAQWTSQKLTDAPRYAELIKRTQWWGRQMLIWGVHVHVGISSPNKVMPIMTSLLNYYPHLLALSASSPWWTGVDTGYASNRAMMFQQLPTAGLPFQFQTWAEFERFVYDQKKTGIIDHVDEVRWDIRPSPHLGTIEMRICDGVSNLRELGALVALTHCLVVDLDRRLEADESLPSMPPWHNQENKWRAARYGLDAVIILDADSNERLVTEDLDDVLNRLEPVARKLNCVDELAAVADIPRQGASYQRQRRVAEEHDGDLRAVVDALVAELEI; from the coding sequence GTGTCATCGGTGCCGGCTAGCGGGGTCAACACCCACATCGACTTCGCCCGCTCGGCACGGCCGACCCTCGGGGTCGAGTGGGAATTCGCCCTCGTCGACGCGCACACCCGCGACCTGAGCAACGAGGCCACCGCGGTGATCGCCGAGATCGGCGAAAACCCGCGCGTGCACAAGGAATTGCTGCGCAACACCGTCGAGGTGGTCACCGGCATCTGCAGCTCCGCGGGGGAAGCCATGGAGGATCTGCGGCAGACCCTGGGCCCGGCGCGCCGCGTCGTGCGCGAGCGGGGCATGGAGCTGTTCTGCGCGGGCGCGCACCCCTTCGCGCAGTGGACTTCTCAGAAGCTGACCGACGCCCCGCGCTACGCCGAGCTGATCAAGCGCACCCAGTGGTGGGGACGGCAGATGCTGATCTGGGGTGTGCACGTGCACGTCGGTATCTCCTCGCCGAACAAGGTGATGCCGATCATGACGTCGCTGCTGAACTACTACCCGCATCTGCTCGCACTGTCGGCGTCGTCACCGTGGTGGACCGGTGTGGACACCGGCTACGCCAGCAACCGGGCGATGATGTTTCAGCAGCTACCCACCGCGGGGCTGCCGTTCCAATTCCAGACGTGGGCCGAATTCGAACGCTTCGTCTACGACCAGAAGAAGACCGGCATCATCGACCACGTCGACGAAGTCCGTTGGGACATCAGGCCTTCCCCGCACCTGGGCACGATCGAGATGCGGATCTGCGACGGCGTGTCCAACCTGCGCGAGCTGGGCGCGCTGGTCGCGCTGACGCACTGCCTGGTGGTCGATCTGGATCGCAGGCTGGAAGCCGACGAGTCGCTGCCGAGCATGCCGCCCTGGCACAACCAGGAGAACAAGTGGCGCGCCGCCCGCTACGGCCTGGACGCGGTGATCATCCTGGACGCCGACAGCAACGAGCGATTGGTCACCGAGGATCTCGACGACGTGCTGAACCGGCTGGAGCCGGTGGCCCGGAAGTTGAACTGCGTCGACGAGCTGGCCGCGGTGGCCGACATCCCCCGGCAGGGCGCCTCCTATCAACGGCAGCGCCGGGTGGCCGAGGAACACGACGGCGACCTGCGCGCGGTCGTCGACGCATTGGTGGCCGAACTGGAAATCTGA
- a CDS encoding LON peptidase substrate-binding domain-containing protein produces the protein MTEPFELAMFPLESALLPGQDLPLRIFEPRYGALVRHCTDTGDPFGVVLISRGREVGGGDARCDVGVLSRITECVDQGAGRYALNCRTGERIRVSEWLPDDPYPRATVTPWPDEPGAAVTDDQLLDVEDRAMALFERIAQARDIKLPGRDVILGDDRGGPPGERLFALASRIPIGTADRYSVLSAPTAADRLVALREAVDAVAEVVEFQLSE, from the coding sequence ATGACGGAACCCTTTGAGCTGGCGATGTTTCCGCTGGAGTCGGCGCTGCTGCCCGGCCAGGACCTGCCGTTGCGGATCTTCGAGCCGCGCTATGGCGCGCTGGTGCGGCACTGCACGGACACCGGCGACCCGTTCGGGGTGGTGCTGATTTCGCGCGGGCGCGAGGTCGGTGGCGGCGACGCCCGCTGCGACGTCGGTGTCTTGTCCCGGATCACCGAATGCGTCGACCAAGGCGCCGGGCGCTACGCGCTGAATTGCCGCACGGGCGAACGTATTCGGGTGTCGGAGTGGCTGCCCGACGACCCGTACCCCCGGGCGACGGTCACGCCGTGGCCCGACGAGCCCGGCGCCGCGGTGACCGACGATCAGCTGCTCGACGTCGAAGACCGCGCCATGGCGCTGTTCGAGCGGATCGCGCAGGCGCGCGACATCAAGCTCCCCGGCCGCGACGTGATCCTGGGCGACGACCGGGGCGGTCCGCCGGGAGAGCGCCTGTTCGCGTTGGCGTCTCGCATCCCGATCGGCACGGCCGACCGGTATTCGGTGCTGTCGGCACCGACGGCCGCCGACCGCCTCGTGGCGCTGCGCGAGGCCGTGGACGCGGTCGCCGAGGTGGTGGAGTTTCAGCTGTCCGAATGA
- a CDS encoding TIGR03617 family F420-dependent LLM class oxidoreductase, whose amino-acid sequence MKVHLQVSGSPAEAEASAADIAATGADGLFTFEGQHDVFFPLLIAAGTTGLDLMTNVAIAPPRSPLHLAHSAYDLQLYSAGRFRLGLGSQIKVHIEKRYGSSWDRPAPRMAEAIRAIKAIFAAWEGKARLDFRGEFYTHTIMAPNFNPGPNPFGPPPVLLGALGPVMTRTAAEVADGLLVMPFNSARHFAERTVPAIDAGLRRSGRTFSEFQIIAQAMVAVGRDEADLATAIDGVASLIAFYGSTPAYLPVLQVEGWDDVQPELNALSKQGRFAEMRRLITEEMVSRIGIVGTPEQCAEHIAARFGEHVDEVCCYFPGYTPRPADVADMIGALHRVPALP is encoded by the coding sequence ATGAAGGTACATCTTCAGGTCAGCGGTTCACCGGCGGAGGCGGAAGCCAGCGCCGCCGACATCGCCGCGACCGGCGCGGACGGGTTGTTCACCTTCGAGGGCCAGCACGACGTCTTCTTCCCGCTGCTGATCGCCGCCGGAACGACCGGGCTGGACCTGATGACCAACGTGGCGATCGCCCCGCCGCGCAGCCCGCTACACCTGGCGCACTCCGCCTACGATCTGCAGCTCTACAGCGCCGGCCGGTTCCGGCTCGGACTCGGTTCGCAGATCAAGGTGCACATCGAGAAGCGTTATGGCAGCAGCTGGGACAGGCCCGCGCCGCGGATGGCCGAAGCCATCCGCGCGATCAAGGCGATCTTCGCCGCGTGGGAAGGCAAGGCCCGCTTGGACTTCCGCGGCGAGTTCTACACACATACCATCATGGCCCCCAACTTCAATCCCGGTCCCAACCCGTTCGGACCGCCGCCGGTGCTGCTCGGTGCGCTGGGCCCGGTGATGACGCGCACCGCCGCCGAGGTCGCCGACGGCCTGCTGGTGATGCCGTTCAACAGTGCCCGCCACTTCGCCGAGCGCACCGTGCCCGCCATCGATGCGGGGCTGCGCCGCTCGGGGCGGACGTTCAGCGAGTTTCAGATCATCGCCCAGGCGATGGTCGCCGTGGGCCGCGACGAGGCCGACCTGGCGACCGCGATTGACGGGGTGGCCTCCCTCATCGCGTTTTACGGCTCCACGCCGGCGTATCTGCCCGTGCTCCAGGTCGAGGGTTGGGACGACGTCCAGCCCGAACTCAACGCGCTGTCCAAGCAGGGCCGCTTCGCCGAGATGCGCCGGCTGATCACCGAGGAGATGGTGTCCCGGATCGGGATCGTGGGCACCCCCGAGCAGTGTGCCGAGCACATCGCCGCCCGGTTCGGCGAGCACGTCGACGAGGTGTGCTGTTACTTCCCCGGCTACACCCCCCGCCCCGCGGACGTCGCCGACATGATCGGCGCCCTGCACCGGGTGCCCGCGCTGCCATGA
- a CDS encoding enoyl-CoA hydratase/isomerase family protein has translation MSPDLAVDIDSGVAVLTLNRPDRLNAYTAEMGELLGRAYRDCDEDDDVRAIVLTGAGRAFCAGADFAGDTSPFDAPANGGPTGTFSASPITPAAFELRKPVIAAVNGHAIGIGLTIALQADIRIVAENAKYGVVQVRRGVIPDCMSHWTLTQLTTLGVAADILLTGRTFGGAEAAALGVANRALPAEQVLDHALTLARDIALNVAPMSAALCKRLLWDTAIKHYTPQQVAALETQLHQRVMGGADAAEGVAAFLDRRAPRFTAELSREWTPLPEL, from the coding sequence ATGAGCCCCGACCTGGCCGTCGACATCGACTCGGGCGTCGCGGTGCTCACACTCAACCGGCCCGACCGTCTCAACGCCTACACCGCCGAGATGGGTGAGCTGCTGGGCCGCGCGTACCGGGATTGCGACGAGGACGACGACGTCCGGGCCATCGTGCTGACCGGCGCCGGGCGCGCCTTTTGCGCCGGGGCCGACTTCGCCGGCGACACGAGCCCCTTCGACGCACCCGCGAACGGCGGCCCCACCGGCACGTTCTCGGCCTCGCCGATCACCCCGGCGGCGTTCGAGTTGCGCAAACCGGTGATCGCCGCGGTCAACGGCCACGCGATCGGTATCGGGCTGACCATCGCGCTGCAGGCCGACATCCGCATCGTCGCCGAGAACGCGAAATACGGTGTGGTGCAGGTGCGCCGGGGTGTGATCCCCGACTGCATGTCGCACTGGACGCTGACCCAGTTGACCACCCTGGGGGTGGCCGCCGACATCCTGCTCACCGGGCGCACGTTCGGCGGTGCCGAGGCCGCCGCGCTCGGTGTCGCCAACCGCGCGCTGCCCGCCGAGCAGGTACTCGATCACGCGCTGACGCTGGCCCGCGACATCGCGCTCAACGTGGCGCCGATGTCGGCGGCGCTGTGCAAGCGCCTGCTGTGGGACACCGCGATCAAGCACTACACGCCGCAGCAGGTCGCCGCGCTGGAAACCCAGCTGCACCAACGGGTGATGGGCGGCGCCGATGCCGCCGAGGGCGTCGCCGCGTTCCTCGACCGCCGTGCCCCGCGCTTCACCGCGGAGCTGTCCCGCGAATGGACCCCGCTTCCCGAGCTATGA
- a CDS encoding TetR/AcrR family transcriptional regulator, giving the protein MTRLERRKREVRERILKAAFDLFLDRGVGATTIEEICERADVANRTFFNHFATRQDMVRALAEQRLVNLHDVVFDRADEAIPARLVGVFDDIAGTLAGSGDTYREMIGEMLATSGYGIQRGSSLHDTFVELVKEGVARGEVSARHDAQTLADIMVGALSGGILNWTLDRTYSLDTNLHNLGTALAELLTADAGS; this is encoded by the coding sequence ATGACCAGGCTCGAGCGACGCAAACGTGAGGTGCGGGAGCGGATTCTCAAGGCCGCCTTCGATCTGTTTTTGGACCGCGGGGTCGGGGCCACCACCATCGAGGAGATCTGCGAACGCGCCGACGTGGCAAACCGAACGTTTTTCAATCATTTCGCCACCCGGCAGGACATGGTCCGGGCCTTGGCCGAGCAACGGCTGGTCAACCTGCACGACGTGGTGTTCGACCGCGCCGACGAGGCGATCCCGGCGCGGCTCGTGGGGGTGTTCGACGACATCGCCGGGACGCTGGCCGGATCGGGCGACACCTACCGCGAGATGATCGGAGAAATGCTTGCCACCAGTGGCTACGGCATCCAGCGCGGATCCAGCCTGCACGACACGTTTGTCGAGCTGGTCAAGGAGGGGGTGGCGCGCGGCGAGGTGAGCGCGCGCCACGACGCACAAACCTTGGCGGACATCATGGTTGGCGCCCTGTCCGGTGGCATTCTCAACTGGACTCTGGACCGGACCTATTCGCTGGACACCAACCTGCACAACCTCGGTACCGCGCTGGCCGAGTTGCTCACCGCGGACGCCGGTTCATAG
- a CDS encoding SDR family NAD(P)-dependent oxidoreductase, translated as MTDRPTALQVVDGIDLSGKTCVVTGASSGLGRESARAFAAAGARVILAARNREALSEAVQWIAAEIPGAQTSTVQLDLTALSSVRAAASAIGELTTVVHILMNNAGVMFTPFGRTSDGFELQIGTNHFGHFELTRLLVPQLTAAGGARVVNLSSGGHVMGDVDFDDPNWERREYDKFVAYGAAKTANILHAVEADRRLSDFGIRCYAVHPGTVATSLARYMSRDDFSRLRKLAAENSPEPSDGFLDFVAPEHGAATQVWAAVSPDLAGRGGLYLQDCVVHAAAPYARDERRAAELWDLSEKLCGTA; from the coding sequence ATGACCGACCGTCCAACCGCACTTCAGGTCGTCGACGGGATCGACTTGTCCGGCAAGACATGTGTCGTCACCGGCGCGTCCTCGGGGCTGGGCCGCGAGTCCGCCCGGGCGTTCGCTGCCGCGGGGGCGCGCGTCATCCTGGCCGCCCGCAATCGAGAGGCGCTCTCAGAGGCGGTCCAGTGGATCGCGGCCGAGATACCCGGTGCCCAGACCTCGACGGTCCAGCTTGACCTCACCGCGCTGTCCAGCGTTCGCGCGGCGGCAAGCGCGATCGGTGAGCTCACGACGGTGGTGCACATATTGATGAACAACGCCGGCGTCATGTTCACCCCGTTCGGCCGCACCAGCGATGGCTTCGAACTACAAATCGGGACAAACCATTTCGGGCACTTCGAACTCACCCGGCTGCTTGTCCCCCAGCTCACCGCCGCCGGCGGTGCCCGGGTGGTGAATCTGTCCTCGGGCGGCCATGTGATGGGCGACGTCGATTTCGACGATCCCAACTGGGAGCGCCGTGAGTACGACAAGTTCGTCGCCTACGGTGCCGCCAAGACCGCGAACATCCTGCACGCGGTGGAGGCCGACCGGCGCCTGAGCGACTTCGGGATCCGCTGCTATGCCGTGCATCCCGGCACGGTGGCCACCTCGCTCGCGCGGTACATGTCCCGCGACGACTTCTCGCGGCTGCGCAAGCTTGCCGCCGAGAACAGCCCGGAACCCTCCGACGGGTTCCTGGATTTCGTCGCGCCCGAACACGGTGCGGCCACTCAGGTGTGGGCCGCCGTCAGCCCCGACCTCGCGGGCCGCGGCGGCCTCTACCTGCAAGACTGCGTGGTCCACGCGGCGGCACCGTACGCGCGCGACGAGCGGCGAGCCGCCGAACTCTGGGATCTCTCCGAGAAGCTCTGTGGCACAGCATGA